In one window of Flavobacterium ginsengisoli DNA:
- the trxB gene encoding thioredoxin-disulfide reductase, which yields MSNTIEKIKCLIIGSGPAGYTAAIYAARANMNPVLYQGMQPGGQLTTTNEVENFPGYVDGVTGPEMMIQSQEQAKRFGADIRDGWATKVDFSGDIHKVWINDTIELHCETVIISTGASAKYLGLPSEQHYLNMGGGVSACAVCDGFFYRNQDVVIVGAGDSACEEAHYLSKLCKKVTMLVRSEKFRASKIMEERVRKTENIEILMNHDTVEVLGDNNVVHAIKALNKTTGETIEIPATGFFVAIGHKPNTDIFKDYITLDETGYIVNTPGTSKTNVDGIFVAGDAADNVYRQAITAAGTGCMAALDAERYLASKE from the coding sequence ATGTCAAATACAATCGAAAAAATTAAATGCCTTATTATAGGTTCTGGTCCTGCAGGTTATACTGCGGCTATTTATGCGGCTAGAGCTAACATGAATCCAGTATTATATCAAGGAATGCAGCCTGGTGGTCAGTTGACTACGACTAATGAGGTTGAGAACTTTCCAGGTTATGTTGATGGAGTAACAGGGCCTGAAATGATGATTCAGTCGCAAGAACAAGCAAAACGTTTTGGTGCAGACATTCGTGACGGATGGGCAACAAAAGTTGATTTTTCTGGAGATATTCATAAAGTTTGGATTAATGATACAATCGAATTACACTGCGAAACTGTAATTATTTCTACAGGTGCTTCGGCTAAATATTTAGGATTGCCATCAGAACAACACTATTTAAATATGGGTGGTGGAGTTTCTGCTTGTGCAGTTTGCGACGGATTCTTCTACAGAAATCAAGATGTTGTTATTGTTGGAGCAGGAGATTCTGCTTGTGAAGAAGCACATTACTTATCTAAACTTTGTAAAAAAGTAACAATGTTGGTTAGAAGTGAAAAGTTTAGAGCTTCTAAAATTATGGAAGAGCGTGTTCGTAAAACCGAAAACATTGAGATTTTAATGAACCATGATACAGTTGAAGTTCTTGGAGATAATAATGTAGTTCATGCTATTAAAGCATTAAATAAAACTACGGGAGAAACTATCGAAATTCCTGCAACTGGTTTCTTCGTAGCAATTGGACACAAACCAAATACAGATATCTTTAAAGATTATATCACATTAGATGAAACAGGTTACATCGTAAATACTCCAGGAACATCTAAAACAAATGTTGATGGTATTTTCGTAGCTGGTGATGCCGCTGATAATGTATACCGTCAAGCAATTACTGCTGCAGGTACAGGATGTATGGCTGCATTAGATGCAGAAAGATATTTAGCTTCTAAAGAATAA
- a CDS encoding ParB/RepB/Spo0J family partition protein, with protein sequence MTKVIKKQALGRGLSALLKDPENDIKSVEDKNADKVVGNIIELEISAIEINPFQPRSNFNEESLRELATSIKELGVIQPITVRKLDFNKYQLISGERRLRASKLVGLTHVPAYIRIANDNESLVMALVENIQRHDLDPIEIALSYQRLIDEIQLTQEQMSERVGKKRSTIANYLRLLKLDPIIQTGIRDGFISMGHGRAIINIEDLDVQTDIYQKIVSQNLSVRETEALVKNYHEGLQPKADGKPKADAAFVVRETQKNSFNDYFGSKVDIKVAGNGKGKITIPFNSEADFNRIMKLING encoded by the coding sequence ATGACAAAAGTAATTAAAAAACAAGCCTTAGGAAGAGGATTATCTGCACTATTAAAAGATCCAGAAAACGACATTAAATCAGTAGAAGACAAAAATGCTGATAAAGTTGTTGGAAACATCATTGAGCTTGAAATAAGTGCGATTGAAATAAATCCGTTTCAGCCTAGAAGCAATTTTAATGAAGAATCATTACGCGAATTAGCCACTTCCATCAAAGAACTTGGCGTAATTCAACCTATTACTGTTCGTAAATTAGATTTTAATAAATATCAATTAATCTCTGGAGAGCGTCGTCTTCGTGCATCAAAATTAGTAGGCTTAACTCATGTTCCTGCCTATATTCGTATTGCAAATGACAACGAATCTTTGGTTATGGCTTTGGTTGAAAACATCCAGCGTCATGACTTAGATCCAATTGAGATTGCTTTATCATACCAGCGTTTAATTGACGAAATTCAATTAACTCAAGAACAAATGAGTGAAAGAGTTGGTAAAAAACGTTCTACAATTGCCAATTATTTACGTCTTTTAAAATTAGATCCGATTATCCAGACAGGTATTCGCGATGGTTTTATTAGCATGGGACATGGTAGAGCAATTATCAACATTGAAGATTTAGACGTTCAGACCGATATTTATCAAAAAATCGTTAGCCAAAATTTATCAGTTCGTGAGACAGAAGCTTTAGTTAAAAATTATCACGAAGGTTTACAGCCAAAAGCTGACGGAAAGCCAAAAGCTGATGCTGCATTCGTAGTTAGAGAAACTCAAAAAAACAGTTTTAACGATTATTTTGGCTCAAAAGTTGATATAAAAGTCGCTGGCAACGGAAAAGGAAAAATTACAATTCCATTTAATTCTGAAGCTGACTTTAACAGAATTATGAAATTAATAAACGGATAG
- a CDS encoding ParA family protein, protein MGKIIAIANQKGGVGKTTTSVNLVASLGVLEKKVLLIDADPQANATSGLGIDVETVETGTYQILEHTVTPKEAVLKCTAPNVDVIPAHIDLVAIEIELVDKENREYMLKKALEEAKEEYDYIIIDCAPSLGLLTLNALTAADSVVIPIQCEYFALEGLGKLLNTIKSIQKIHNPDLDIEGLLLTMYDSRLRLSNQVVEEVQKHFNDMVFDTVIQRNVKLSEAPSFGESIINYDATSKGAVNYIHLAQEIIKKNSK, encoded by the coding sequence ATGGGCAAAATCATTGCTATTGCTAATCAAAAAGGAGGCGTTGGAAAGACTACTACATCAGTAAATCTTGTCGCCTCATTAGGTGTTTTAGAGAAAAAAGTATTGTTGATCGACGCAGATCCACAGGCCAATGCTACATCTGGTCTTGGAATTGACGTAGAAACAGTTGAAACTGGAACTTACCAAATACTTGAGCATACTGTAACACCAAAAGAAGCCGTTTTAAAATGTACAGCTCCAAATGTAGATGTGATACCAGCTCACATTGACCTTGTTGCTATCGAAATTGAATTGGTTGACAAAGAAAACCGTGAATACATGCTTAAAAAAGCATTGGAAGAAGCAAAAGAAGAATATGATTATATCATTATCGACTGTGCGCCTTCTTTAGGTTTGTTAACCTTGAATGCCTTAACAGCAGCAGATTCTGTAGTTATTCCTATTCAATGTGAATATTTTGCACTTGAGGGATTAGGAAAATTATTGAACACTATTAAGAGTATTCAAAAAATACACAATCCTGATTTAGACATTGAAGGTTTATTGCTAACAATGTACGATTCAAGATTACGTTTATCTAATCAAGTTGTAGAAGAGGTTCAAAAACACTTTAACGACATGGTTTTTGACACTGTAATTCAGCGAAATGTAAAATTAAGTGAAGCTCCGAGTTTTGGAGAAAGTATCATTAATTATGATGCTACAAGTAAAGGTGCTGTAAACTATATTCATTTAGCTCAAGAAATTATAAAGAAAAACAGTAAATAG
- a CDS encoding head GIN domain-containing protein, with product MIKIIIHITKFIIITITALLFASCNFNMNAIEGSGNVTTEKRTVNGEFKNISVSNAIDLVIQQSDQTEITVEADDNLQKEIVTRVENGTLIIECKYSSFRNITSKKVTVKMPAINRIEASSASTVETSGLIHGEDITLELSSAASMDMNIESDRISIDTGSAGSIEIKGKALSLNASVSSGGSIDAEELMANDIHADASSGGTVSVHPILSLKAEASSGGNVNYSGNPKKVEKSETSGGSVSKS from the coding sequence ATGATAAAAATAATCATTCATATTACGAAATTTATAATTATAACTATTACGGCTTTATTATTTGCTTCATGCAACTTTAACATGAATGCAATTGAAGGAAGCGGAAATGTTACAACAGAAAAAAGAACCGTTAATGGAGAGTTTAAAAATATCTCTGTAAGCAATGCTATCGATCTAGTTATTCAGCAATCTGACCAAACAGAAATTACAGTTGAAGCCGACGATAATCTTCAAAAAGAAATTGTTACTCGAGTAGAAAACGGAACTCTTATTATTGAATGTAAATACAGCTCTTTCCGTAACATTACGTCAAAAAAGGTAACGGTAAAAATGCCTGCAATTAATAGAATTGAAGCTTCTAGCGCATCAACTGTTGAAACTAGCGGACTTATTCATGGTGAAGATATTACTTTGGAACTTTCTAGCGCCGCATCAATGGATATGAATATTGAATCGGATAGAATTTCAATAGATACAGGAAGTGCTGGTTCTATAGAAATTAAAGGTAAAGCATTAAGCCTTAACGCATCTGTTTCAAGCGGTGGAAGTATTGATGCTGAGGAATTAATGGCGAATGATATTCATGCAGATGCTTCTAGCGGCGGAACAGTTTCTGTACACCCAATCTTGAGTCTAAAAGCAGAAGCTTCTAGCGGTGGAAATGTAAACTACAGCGGTAATCCAAAAAAAGTTGAAAAATCTGAAACTTCTGGAGGAAGCGTTAGCAAAAGCTAG
- the lepB gene encoding signal peptidase I, with protein MTFYSWFVFFLAVQIIHFLGTWKLYQAAGRKSWEAAIPVYNSIVLMKIIGRPTWWTLLLFIPIINLIMFPVIWVETLRTFGKKSTLDTILGLFTLGFYIYVVNYTQKLEYNKDRKLTPENKTADTVSSLLFAIIVATLVHTYVVQPYTIPTSSLEKSLLIGDFLFVSKLNYGPRVPMTTVALPMVHDSIPLTKTKSYLSWPQLPYLRLPALQKINRCDIVVFNWPVDTVHYFFEPKGRPGVIKPIDKKSNYVKRCVGIPGDSLSIKDGYVFINGKKLVLPERAKPQYSYAVALDGKTPIDFETIFKELDITDPAGFRTEKRDTLYLGSLTEAGAERFKHTPGVTAVIRKIDTGNNNDIFPHINKWNQDNMGPIYIPEAGKTVALTNESLPFYKEIITNYEGNTLELQGSKFIINGKPATTYTFKQNYYWMMGDNRHNSEDSRYWGYVPEDHIVGKPVFIWMSWDTNGKGINKIRWNRVFTTVDGEGQPQSYFKYFLILLAIYFVGDFIWKKRRENKA; from the coding sequence ATGACATTTTACTCTTGGTTCGTATTTTTCTTAGCCGTTCAAATTATTCATTTTCTAGGAACATGGAAATTATATCAGGCAGCAGGAAGAAAAAGTTGGGAAGCTGCAATTCCGGTATACAATTCTATCGTTTTAATGAAAATTATTGGACGCCCAACATGGTGGACATTACTGCTTTTTATTCCAATCATTAACTTGATTATGTTTCCAGTTATATGGGTAGAAACTTTAAGAACTTTTGGCAAAAAATCAACTTTAGACACTATTTTAGGTCTTTTTACTTTAGGTTTTTACATTTATGTTGTCAATTACACACAGAAATTAGAGTATAATAAAGATCGTAAATTAACTCCCGAAAATAAAACTGCAGATACGGTTAGCTCTTTATTATTTGCAATTATAGTAGCAACATTAGTACACACTTATGTTGTACAACCATACACAATTCCGACATCATCTTTAGAAAAATCTTTATTGATTGGTGATTTCTTATTTGTGAGTAAATTAAACTATGGGCCTAGAGTCCCAATGACCACGGTAGCTTTGCCAATGGTTCACGACTCTATTCCTTTAACCAAAACTAAATCCTATTTAAGCTGGCCACAATTACCTTATTTAAGACTTCCAGCTCTTCAAAAAATAAACCGTTGCGACATTGTCGTCTTCAACTGGCCGGTCGATACCGTTCATTACTTCTTTGAACCAAAAGGAAGACCAGGTGTCATTAAACCAATTGATAAAAAATCAAATTACGTAAAAAGATGTGTTGGTATACCTGGAGACAGCTTATCAATAAAAGATGGTTACGTTTTTATTAACGGAAAAAAATTAGTTTTACCAGAAAGAGCAAAACCACAGTATTCATACGCTGTAGCTTTAGACGGAAAAACTCCAATTGACTTTGAAACGATCTTCAAAGAATTAGATATTACAGACCCAGCAGGTTTTAGAACCGAAAAAAGAGATACACTCTACTTGGGTTCATTAACAGAAGCGGGAGCAGAAAGATTCAAACATACTCCTGGAGTTACTGCTGTAATTAGAAAAATTGACACGGGAAATAACAATGATATTTTCCCTCATATCAACAAATGGAACCAAGACAACATGGGGCCTATTTATATTCCTGAAGCTGGAAAAACAGTTGCATTAACAAATGAATCACTTCCTTTCTATAAAGAAATTATTACGAATTATGAAGGAAACACTTTAGAATTGCAAGGTTCTAAATTCATTATTAATGGAAAACCTGCTACAACATATACCTTCAAACAAAACTATTACTGGATGATGGGAGACAACCGTCATAACTCAGAAGATAGCCGTTATTGGGGTTATGTTCCAGAAGATCATATAGTAGGTAAACCAGTATTTATTTGGATGAGCTGGGATACTAACGGAAAAGGAATTAACAAGATTCGCTGGAACCGAGTATTTACAACTGTAGATGGCGAAGGTCAGCCTCAATCTTACTTTAAATATTTCTTAATACTTCTAGCTATTTATTTCGTAGGAGATTTTATCTGGAAAAAAAGAAGAGAAAATAAAGCATAA
- a CDS encoding septal ring lytic transglycosylase RlpA family protein, producing the protein MKKIVLFIALLFFTIIKAQQKNSFPIDSCTLIKESILYKKNAHASYYHDKFNGRKTASGKRFNNNKLTAAHKKFPFGTILKITNEINKKFTIVEVTDRGPFVKGREIDLSKRAFMEIASNKKSGLVYVTIEILK; encoded by the coding sequence ATGAAAAAAATTGTACTATTTATTGCTTTACTTTTTTTCACCATTATTAAAGCACAGCAAAAAAACAGCTTTCCTATTGACTCGTGTACGCTAATTAAAGAAAGTATTTTATATAAGAAAAATGCACACGCTTCCTATTATCATGATAAATTTAATGGAAGAAAAACAGCAAGTGGCAAAAGATTTAATAATAATAAACTCACTGCAGCGCATAAAAAATTTCCTTTTGGCACTATCCTAAAAATAACAAACGAAATAAATAAGAAATTTACAATTGTAGAAGTTACAGACAGAGGCCCTTTTGTAAAAGGACGAGAAATTGACCTCAGTAAAAGAGCATTTATGGAGATTGCTTCAAATAAAAAAAGCGGTTTAGTTTATGTTACAATTGAAATCTTAAAATAA
- a CDS encoding WbqC family protein codes for MNSLILPTYFPSISHFAVIAQSDSITFEMEDNFQKQTNRNRTYIYSPNGIQLLNIPVKHSKATHQKTKDILIENEFDWQKQHFKSLEAAYRSSPFFEYFEDDIAPIFEKKHQFLMDLNFEVLDVVTKCLRMKLEFGKTAEYFHEVNDFNDFRYLANGKKDANSFEKYTQVFDDKHGFINNLSVLDLLFNEGKFAMDYLKTQKIV; via the coding sequence ATGAATTCCTTAATACTTCCAACTTATTTCCCATCTATCAGTCATTTTGCTGTTATAGCACAATCTGACAGTATTACTTTTGAAATGGAAGATAATTTCCAAAAACAGACCAATAGAAATAGGACTTATATTTATAGCCCAAATGGAATTCAATTATTAAATATCCCTGTTAAGCATTCTAAAGCCACGCATCAGAAGACAAAAGACATTTTGATCGAAAACGAATTTGATTGGCAGAAACAGCATTTTAAATCGCTTGAAGCGGCATATAGAAGCTCTCCTTTCTTCGAGTACTTTGAAGACGATATCGCTCCTATTTTCGAGAAAAAACACCAATTTTTGATGGATTTAAACTTCGAAGTTCTAGATGTTGTAACTAAATGTCTTCGAATGAAACTGGAATTTGGAAAAACCGCAGAATACTTTCATGAAGTAAATGATTTTAACGATTTCAGATATTTGGCAAATGGTAAAAAAGATGCTAATTCTTTTGAAAAATACACTCAGGTTTTTGATGACAAACATGGCTTCATTAATAATCTAAGTGTTTTGGATCTACTTTTTAACGAAGGTAAATTTGCAATGGATTATTTAAAAACACAGAAAATCGTATAA
- a CDS encoding GIY-YIG nuclease family protein, with protein sequence MFFVYILYSATKEKFYIGQTNDIDDRLRRHNSGQSLSTKNGTPWKIIYTIQLNTRSEAVTLEDKIKKRGAKRYLQDINFEYQL encoded by the coding sequence ATGTTTTTCGTTTATATTCTTTACAGCGCTACAAAGGAAAAATTCTATATCGGTCAAACAAATGATATCGACGATAGATTGAGAAGACACAATAGTGGACAATCACTATCCACAAAAAATGGTACTCCTTGGAAAATCATTTATACAATTCAATTAAACACAAGGTCTGAAGCAGTGACTCTGGAAGACAAAATAAAAAAACGTGGTGCAAAAAGGTATCTTCAAGATATAAATTTTGAATATCAATTGTAG
- a CDS encoding PadR family transcriptional regulator yields MNIENTKAQMRKGVLEFCILSVLKEKDAYTSEILDTLKNAKLLVVEGTVYPLLTRLKNDGLLNYRWEESTSGPPRKYYGLTEIGQTFLNELSGTWTELSDAVNLITNQNQ; encoded by the coding sequence ATGAACATTGAAAACACAAAAGCACAGATGCGCAAAGGTGTTCTTGAGTTTTGCATCTTATCTGTTCTAAAAGAAAAAGACGCATATACATCTGAAATATTAGACACTTTAAAAAACGCAAAATTACTAGTTGTAGAAGGAACCGTTTACCCGTTGTTAACTAGATTAAAAAATGACGGTTTACTAAATTATCGCTGGGAAGAATCGACCTCAGGGCCGCCACGAAAATATTATGGATTAACCGAAATAGGACAAACTTTTTTAAACGAACTTAGCGGCACTTGGACAGAATTATCTGACGCCGTAAATCTAATCACCAATCAAAATCAATAA
- the mutL gene encoding DNA mismatch repair endonuclease MutL, with translation MSSIIQLLPDHVANQIAAGEVVQRPASVVKELLENAVDAKATDIKLIIKDAGKSLVQVIDNGVGMTVTDARLCFARHATSKIRQAEDLFSLGTKGFRGEALASIAAIAHMEMKTKQDQDELGTHIVIEGSKFVSQEVAVLPKGTSFAVKNLFFNIPARRNFLKSDTVEFRHVMDEFQRVALAHPNIHFSFYHNGSEMYNLPAAGYRQRIVGIMSGKTNEKLVPVNEDTEIINVQGFVCKPEFAKKNRGEQFFFVNDRFIKSSFLHHAVMSAYDGLLKDGSQPSYFLYLQVPPNTIDINIHPTKTEIKFDDEQALYAILRASIKHSLGQFNVAPVLDFDRDSNLDTPYHYKDVEAEVPTIQVDGTFNPFTDDKTNQHYSKAGSGSSGYSSGSSFSSSSSSSGSSSSGSYSGYSKRVEPTASWESLYVGLDVENPESIESSPFTFENEEVTSSLFNDEDVEQATQKTYQIHKKYIVSPIKSGMIIVDQQRAHQRILYEQFLLNMTVNQASSQQLLFPLDLFYSASEMELIEELKPSLATTGFVFDESKTDHVVISGIPVNITESEVSQVIEQLLSDLQDGIPGNSYSQNDTIAKSMAKSLAVKTGSYLTEKEQDNIVNGLFACKDPNISPFQKPTFITMRVEDIDKKFAV, from the coding sequence ATGTCGAGTATTATTCAATTGCTTCCTGATCACGTTGCTAACCAAATTGCTGCTGGAGAGGTGGTTCAAAGACCAGCTTCAGTCGTAAAAGAATTGTTAGAAAATGCTGTAGATGCGAAGGCAACTGATATTAAATTAATTATTAAAGATGCGGGCAAATCATTAGTCCAAGTTATTGATAACGGAGTTGGAATGACAGTTACAGATGCACGTTTGTGTTTTGCGCGTCACGCTACGTCAAAAATTCGTCAGGCAGAAGATTTATTTTCGCTTGGTACAAAAGGTTTTCGTGGAGAGGCTTTGGCTTCTATTGCAGCGATTGCACACATGGAAATGAAAACGAAACAGGACCAAGATGAACTAGGTACACATATTGTAATTGAAGGAAGTAAATTTGTTTCGCAAGAGGTGGCTGTTTTGCCAAAAGGGACTTCATTTGCGGTTAAAAACTTGTTTTTTAATATTCCTGCTCGCCGTAATTTCTTAAAATCAGATACGGTTGAATTTCGTCATGTTATGGATGAGTTTCAGCGTGTAGCATTGGCGCATCCTAATATTCATTTTAGTTTTTATCATAACGGAAGCGAGATGTATAATCTTCCAGCAGCAGGATATCGCCAGCGAATTGTTGGTATTATGTCTGGAAAAACGAATGAAAAATTAGTTCCTGTAAACGAAGATACCGAAATTATAAATGTTCAAGGTTTTGTATGTAAACCTGAATTTGCTAAGAAAAATAGAGGAGAGCAGTTCTTTTTTGTAAATGATCGATTTATAAAAAGCAGTTTCTTGCATCACGCTGTAATGTCTGCATATGATGGATTGCTGAAAGACGGTTCTCAGCCAAGTTATTTCTTGTATTTGCAGGTTCCACCAAACACAATTGATATTAATATACACCCAACTAAAACGGAAATTAAATTTGATGACGAGCAAGCATTATATGCTATTTTAAGAGCCTCTATAAAGCATAGTTTAGGACAATTTAATGTTGCGCCGGTTTTAGATTTTGATAGAGATTCTAATTTAGATACGCCATATCATTATAAAGATGTAGAAGCAGAAGTGCCAACGATTCAAGTAGACGGAACTTTTAACCCTTTTACTGATGATAAAACCAATCAGCATTATAGTAAAGCTGGTTCGGGGTCATCAGGATATAGTTCTGGTTCTTCTTTTTCGTCTTCATCTTCTTCATCAGGATCATCATCTTCTGGATCATATTCAGGATATTCTAAAAGAGTAGAACCAACTGCAAGCTGGGAGAGTTTATATGTTGGTTTAGATGTTGAAAATCCAGAAAGCATTGAAAGTTCGCCTTTTACATTCGAAAATGAAGAAGTGACTTCTTCTTTATTTAATGACGAAGATGTAGAACAGGCTACTCAGAAAACGTATCAAATTCATAAAAAATATATTGTTTCGCCAATAAAATCAGGAATGATTATTGTTGATCAACAGCGCGCGCATCAACGAATTTTGTATGAACAATTTTTACTGAATATGACGGTTAATCAGGCCTCGAGCCAACAGTTGCTTTTTCCTTTAGATTTGTTTTATTCAGCATCTGAAATGGAATTAATCGAAGAATTAAAGCCTTCACTAGCAACAACAGGATTTGTTTTCGACGAAAGTAAAACGGATCATGTTGTAATTTCAGGAATTCCAGTAAATATTACAGAAAGCGAAGTTTCGCAGGTCATAGAGCAATTATTGAGCGATTTGCAAGACGGAATTCCTGGTAATAGCTACAGTCAGAACGATACAATTGCAAAGTCAATGGCCAAAAGTTTAGCGGTTAAAACAGGATCTTATTTAACCGAAAAAGAACAAGATAATATAGTAAACGGATTGTTTGCTTGCAAAGATCCAAATATTTCACCTTTTCAAAAACCTACTTTCATCACCATGCGTGTTGAAGATATAGATAAAAAGTTTGCAGTATGA
- the dapB gene encoding 4-hydroxy-tetrahydrodipicolinate reductase yields MKIALLGYGKMGKVIERIALERGHEIVLRKDEFNTYDGLSTADVAIDFSVPSAAVSNISASFNANVPVVSGTTGWLEHYDEMIALCNETKGGFISSSNFSLGVNIFFGLNEYLAKIMKQFDSYKVSMEEIHHIHKLDAPSGTAISLAQGVIENSNYANWTMEEAKANEIQIEAKRIGEVPGTHTVNYDSAIDSIEIKHTAHNREGFALGAVIAAEWLAGKQGIFSMKDVLNLQ; encoded by the coding sequence ATGAAAATTGCGCTTTTAGGATACGGAAAAATGGGCAAAGTAATCGAAAGAATTGCTTTGGAAAGAGGTCATGAAATAGTTTTAAGAAAAGATGAATTTAACACCTATGACGGACTTTCGACTGCTGATGTTGCCATCGATTTCAGCGTTCCTTCTGCAGCAGTGAGTAATATTTCTGCATCTTTTAATGCTAATGTGCCTGTAGTGTCAGGAACTACTGGATGGTTAGAACATTATGACGAAATGATTGCACTTTGTAATGAGACAAAAGGAGGATTTATTTCTAGTTCAAACTTCAGTTTAGGAGTAAATATTTTCTTTGGATTAAATGAATATTTAGCTAAAATCATGAAGCAATTCGATTCTTATAAAGTTTCGATGGAAGAAATTCACCACATTCATAAACTTGATGCTCCAAGCGGAACGGCCATTTCTTTAGCTCAAGGCGTTATTGAAAACAGCAATTACGCTAATTGGACTATGGAAGAAGCTAAAGCAAATGAAATCCAAATTGAAGCAAAAAGAATTGGAGAAGTACCTGGTACTCACACAGTAAATTACGACTCTGCCATTGACAGCATCGAAATTAAACATACTGCTCATAACCGCGAAGGTTTTGCTCTTGGAGCTGTTATCGCTGCAGAATGGCTAGCAGGAAAACAGGGAATTTTCTCAATGAAAGATGTATTAAACTTACAATAA
- a CDS encoding DUF6756 family protein, translating into MRKERSLLRKNWSNLRAEIANIITKKEISKEDFRPLSTNENWEKIENNIINIFCNLSHSNKKPAWIWTDFKLDTFALSNLAQRPENYLDKLVDEEENVWYIVNETINESDKFWFYEGKIKTIQIIIGESWFSDLYIVSKKYEWLITINHHDTLIATGKTMSDKLRRLETIKK; encoded by the coding sequence ATGCGAAAAGAAAGAAGTTTACTTAGAAAAAACTGGAGTAATTTAAGAGCCGAAATAGCCAATATAATTACCAAAAAAGAAATTTCTAAAGAAGATTTTCGCCCTTTATCAACAAATGAAAATTGGGAAAAAATTGAAAATAATATAATTAATATTTTCTGCAATTTATCGCATTCTAACAAAAAGCCAGCTTGGATTTGGACCGATTTTAAACTCGATACATTTGCACTTTCAAATTTAGCTCAACGTCCTGAAAATTATCTTGATAAATTAGTTGACGAAGAAGAAAATGTCTGGTACATAGTTAACGAAACAATTAATGAAAGTGATAAATTTTGGTTTTACGAAGGAAAAATAAAAACAATACAAATCATTATTGGTGAGAGTTGGTTTAGTGATCTTTATATAGTATCCAAAAAATATGAATGGTTAATAACCATTAATCATCATGACACTTTAATTGCGACAGGAAAAACAATGTCTGACAAACTAAGAAGGTTAGAAACAATCAAAAAATAA
- a CDS encoding GIN domain-containing protein: protein MKKSTALLLLLFVTTLTFAQKREKIKGSKIVTTSLQEIGSFDALEVDDNLEVYLEEGEKNAIKIEADDNLHDIVGMDLREKTLRLYTNKESTIFKKLSVKVTYTKSLKKVITKNEAVVYAIQELHLDDITMNCLDFSKLFLNVNSKKFTLIADDKTRTELNLKAEDGILQLSKNAVVKSLVSAIKFKCDLYQKANACDRRYC from the coding sequence ATGAAAAAAAGTACAGCGCTGCTCTTATTATTATTTGTTACAACCTTGACTTTTGCACAAAAAAGAGAAAAAATAAAAGGTTCTAAAATCGTTACCACCTCATTACAAGAAATTGGAAGTTTTGACGCTCTTGAAGTCGACGATAACCTGGAAGTTTACTTGGAAGAGGGAGAAAAAAATGCAATCAAAATCGAAGCCGATGATAACCTGCACGATATTGTAGGAATGGATTTAAGAGAAAAAACGCTTCGATTATATACTAATAAAGAATCTACTATTTTCAAGAAATTATCTGTAAAAGTTACTTATACTAAATCGTTAAAAAAAGTAATTACTAAAAATGAAGCCGTTGTTTATGCTATTCAAGAACTGCATTTAGATGACATCACAATGAATTGCCTTGACTTTTCTAAACTATTTTTGAATGTAAATTCTAAAAAATTCACTCTTATAGCAGATGATAAAACAAGGACAGAATTAAATTTAAAAGCAGAAGACGGAATCTTACAGTTGAGCAAAAATGCAGTTGTTAAATCTTTAGTTTCTGCTATAAAATTCAAATGTGATTTATATCAAAAAGCAAATGCTTGCGATAGAAGGTATTGCTGA